The DNA sequence GTCGATACTCGATTAGGTTATTATCTACAGTCAGGTATACAACTGGGTATTAACCAACATATTCATTTGGCATTTAATTTTCGGATAGAATCATTATCACAGAATTGGCACTTTTACGAAAAAAACAGTGACGACATCCTCTATTCCAACGCATTTCCCAACAGGTACTTTCTGGCTCAACCTACTAGCTATCGACTACAGCTACAAGCAGCCTATAGCTGGTGATCAATCCCCCTTCATCGACAATTGTATCCGTTTCCGTTCACGGTCGATGGACACCACCCGGACCTGCACCTGCTGGTTGAGGCTGACGACATCGGCGGGGTTTTTCACAAATTTATCGGCCAATTGGCTGATGTGTACCAGGCCGTTTTCTTTGATCCCAATGTCTACGAAGGCACCGAAATTGGTGACGTTGGTGACGATGCCCGGCAATTGCATGCCCTCGTACAGGTCATCTATGGTGCTGACGTTAGCAAACTGGAAGGACTTGGCTTCGCCTCGGGGGTCAAGGCCGGGTTTGGCCAATTCCTGGAGGATGTCTTTCAGGGTAGGCAGGCCCACCTCTTCCGTGATGTACTGCCGGAGGTTGATCTGTTTGCGTAGTTCGCCACGCTTAATCAAGTCGGTAACGCTGACGCCCAGGTCGCTGGCCATCTGTTCTACCAGGGCGTAGCGCTCGGGGTGTACCGCCGTATTATCCAGCGGATTCTTACCATCGCGGATGCGTAAGAAACCAGCTGCTTGTTCGTAGGCTTTATCGCCCAGGCGAGCTACCTTTTTCAAAGTTTTACGTGATTTGAAGGGGCCGTTTTCGCGACGGTAATCCACAATGTTCTGGGCCAGGGTGGGCCCCAAACCAGAGACGTAAGTCAGTAGGTGTTTGCTGGCGGTATTGAGGTTGATGCCGACGGCGTTCACGCTGCTTTCTACGGTGCGGTCGAGGCTTTCTTTCAGCATTGTTTGGTTGACATCGTGCTGGTACTGCCCAACGCCGATGCTTTTAGGATCGATCTTGACCAGCTCAGCCAGAGGATCCATCAAGCGGCGACCGATAGAGACTGCGCCGCGCACGGTGAGATCCAGTTCGGCAAATTCTTCGCGCGCGGCTTCGGAGGCCGAATAGATGGAAGCACCCGCTTCGTTGACGGAGAACACCTCCACGCGATGGTTAAATTTGATGCTGCTGCACAGGCTGAGCGTCTCCCGTCCGGCGGTACCGTTCCCCACGGCGATTGCTTCAATCCGGTAACGATCGACCATATCTTCGAGCATGTAGCGGGTTTCGGCGTCTTTGCTCTGAGGTGGGTGGGGATAGATGGTGGTATGGTACAATAGGTTGCCGTTGGCGTCCAGGCATACAACCTTGCAACCGGTACGAAAACCGGGATCAATCCCCAGTGTAGCTCTTTGCCCCAAAGGTGCTGCCAGCAGTAATTGCCGCAGGTTGGTGGTGAATACTTCGATGGCTTCTTTATCGGCTTTGTCTTTGGCCAGCTTGCGGAATTCGGTTTCGATGCTGGGCCCCAGGAGCCGCTGGTAACCGTCTTGCAAGGCCATTTTCACCTGCTGACTGGCTTCGCCGTAACCATCGAGGTAACCACGTTCCAAATCGGCAAGGACCAGTTCGTCTTCGGGGGCAATGATGACCCGCAGGAGGCCTTCTTCTTCCCCACGACGAATAGCCAACAAGCGGTGACTTGGGCACTTACTGAGCGGTTCGCTATAGTCGAAATAATCCTGGTATTTAGCAGCTTCTGTGTCTTTACCACGCGCGACTTTACTTGTAATGACTGCGCCGCGGCGAAAGTGCTTGCGCACAGTATTTCGTGCTTTCTCGTCTTCATTCGCTATTTCGGCGATGATGTCGCGGGCACCTTGCAGGGCATCTTCTATGGTAGGGACCTCGTCGTTGAGATAAGTTGCAGCCATCGCTTCGATGCCTTGCTGCTGGCGTTGTTCCAAAATCTTTAGCGCGAGGGGTTCCAATCCTCGTTCGCGGGCCACACTGGCGCGGGTTTTGCGCTTGCGTTTGTAGGGCAGGTACAAATCTTCCAGCTCGTTGGTATCGTAGGTATTACGGATGCGCTGCTCCAATTCGGGAGTAAGCTTGCCCTGCTCGGCAATGGCGGAAAGGATGGTTTCGCGGCGTTTCTCTAAATCAGTCAGACGTTTGTGTTCTTGTTGAATTTCGGCCAACTCTACTTCGTCCAATTCTCCGGTCGCTTCTTTCCGGTAACGGGCAACAAAGGGAATCGTTGCCCCATCCTCAAACAGGCGCAAGGCGGCAGCTACCTGCTTTTCTGAAATATTAACCGTTTGTGCTATTCTTTTAATCAATGCTGATGACATGAGCTTCTTTTTTGGGAACGCAAAGATGGGAAATTGGCGGCAGAATAGAAATTTGAATATGCCAGGCACAGGGATTTCTTAGACAAACAGCACTGAACCCTATAAGGGCAGATAAGAAAATATAAGTAATTATTTTAATAACCCAACTGTTCATTTTCGTACAGCACTGCACGGTAATGCACACTTCAGCCACCTTTCACCACCACACAAACAACTGATTTTCAAAAAGCTGCAACCTTCGGCACACCTCTTGCTATCTTTAGCCAGAATAGAAATCACCCGACACATGTTAAAGAACTATCTAAAAACCGCCTTGAGAAATTTGTGGAAGAACCGCTTCTACAGTGGTATCAACCTACTCGGCTTGAGCAGTGGTATGTTGTGTTTCCTCTTCATTGCTGCTTTCATTCAGGATGAACTGAGTTACAATCGTTTCCACGAAAAAGGAGACAGGATTGTCCGAATGAATTTCGTCGGGAAAATGGGAGAAAATGACCTGACCGTGCCGCAGCTAGGTGCTCCGGTAGGTGCCGTTATGCTCGAAGAATTTCCTGAGGTAGAGAACTTCATGCGCTTTAGAGAGACGGGAGAGTTTCTAGTTCGTTACGAAAACCAAAGCTTCCAGGAAAGTGAAGTCGTTTATGCCGACAGCACCTTATTAGACATTTTTGATTTTACCCTCCTTGAGGGTGACCCGAACAGCATTTTGCGACAAGCCGGGACGGCCATCGTTACTCAGTCCATTGCCAAAAAATATTTCGGCAGTCAAAATCCTATTGGTAAAACAATTCAATTAGACAATGAGTCGGACTATGTCATAAATGGTGTTTTGGCAGACATCCCGAAAAACTCTACGATCCAACAGGATATTTTCCTAGCAATGGCCAGCTTGGATGAAAGTCGCGAAACCTTGTGGACCAACATGAATTTTGAAACCTACTTCCTGCTTCGCGAAGGGGCCCAAATTGCTAATATTGAAGCCAAACTCCCGGAATTTCTCCGTAGGCATCTGGGCAGTGAAATGGAACGCTTCCTGAAAATTTCTTTTGATGATTTTCTTGCTGCGGGCAACTCCGGAGAATTTACCCTTATGCCGCTACGTGATATTTATCTCCATTCTGAATTCCAGGAGAACCTTGGGCCGAGTAGCGATATCAAATACCTCTATATTTTTGCTGCCGTGGGTATCTTCATCTTGTTGCTGGCTGCAATCAACTTTGTAAATCTAGCGACCGCCAGGGCTTCAACCCGTTCCCGGGAAGTGGGAGTGAGAAAAGTCGTTGGTGCTGGTCGGTTGCAACTTATGGGGCAATTCTTATCGGAGAGTACCCTGTTGGCATTTCTGGCATTGGGAATAGCGCTGATAGGGATGCGCATTGCCCTCCCCTACTTCAACGAACTGGCAGGTAAATCGATCAGGATGAGCTTTTTTATGGAACAACCCTTGATGGTAGGAATTGGGTTTTCACTGGTTGCGCTTATTGGGTTACTTGCAGGAGCTTATCCTTCCTTTGTATTAGCGGGTTTCCGTCCTATGGAAGCTATTCAGCAACGCTTACCTGGTAATGGTAAGCGCCGTAGCCAATTGGACTTGCGGGGTACGCTGGTTGTCTTTCAGTTTGCTATTACGACTTTACTCTTGGTAAGTACTCTCACGGTGTATCGACAAATGCAATTTGTACAGGAGAAAAAACTGGGTTACAACAAGGAACAACTCCTGCTCATTGATGGTGCTTATGGACTAGGCGATCAGCTATCAGCCTTTACCTCCCAACTAAAAATGGACGCCAGGGTAAAAAGCCTGGCAACCACCAGCTACTTGCCTACGCCTTCCAGCAGGAACAAGAGTGGTTACTTTTTGGGCAATAGCCCCGAAAAGAGTGCTTTGTACATGATGCAGGTGTGGTACGTTGACGAAAACTACCTGCCTACGATGGACATCGAACTGGTAGAGGGTCGCAACTTTGCCCCTACCACCGAAACGGGAACCACGACCAACGTCATCGTCAACGAAGCAGCCATTCGGGAGTTTCACCTTACTGGTGACGTCATTGGCCAACAGATCAGCCGCAACTTTGGCGATGATGCTGGTGATCAGTCAGCACTTTATGTTTACAATATTGTGGGGGTGGTAAAAGACTTCCACTACGAATCCTTCCACCATGAAATTGAACCATTGGTACTGCATCAAGGTCAGAGTAATCGCTTTGTGGCCGCAAGGGTGACCCCTACGAATCTTCCTGGCCTCCTTACCGACATTGAACAACAGTGGAAGGCCCTGGCTCCGCACCAGCCTTTTCAGTACACCTTCCTGGATGAAGGTTTTACGCAAATGTACGAGGCCGAAATCCGGATGGGTAAAGTAGCTCGACTATTCGCCTTCTTATCTATACTCATTGCTAGTATTGGACTCTTGGGTTTAGCTACGTTCACGGCGCTCCAAAGGCAAAAAGAAGTAAGTATCCGCAAAGTCCTGGGTGCTTCGGTGAGTGGACTATTCCTGCTGCTGACTCGCGACTTTGGCAAATTGATTCTTATTGCCTTGGTGATCAGCTTACCAATTTCGTGGTACTTGATGCAGCAGTGGTTGCAGGGTTTTGTGTACGCTACAGCGATCAGTATCAGTACCTTCTTCCTTACGGGTGGGGTACTGCTGGTGGTGGCACTACTGGCCGTAGGGTTTCAGTCGCTGCGGACGGCGCTGGGGAATCCGGTGGATTCGCTGCGGGGGACGTAGGGTTGGAAGCCATGACAATAGCAACAACCAGGTAGAGAGGAAGTGAATCGGTAGACATTAGCGCACTATTTAAGTGATGGTTGTGATGCGGCTGATCGCACAATAAGGTAAAATACATAAATTCTTAATTAGAGCGTACTTGTGCTGCAAGTCGCCCCCCCCAGCGGTTTACCCACCCCCGACTTTGCAAGTCGACCCCGCCAGCGGGGTACATTTGGTGGAGCTAGTAGCAAGGATTTGCTTTTTTTTGCTGAAGAAAATATCTCAGTGTTTGTCGCATCCTGGCGCGCAGGCCGGAGGCCGGAGCGCGGTGGCCGGAGGCCACAAGGACCAGCGGTGGTAGCACTGCGGCGGCAGCGCAGTGCGGACGACGCGGCACCGATCCCGTCCCGACTAGAAAAGTCGGGACGGGAGCAGGTGGGGCCCACACTGAAACAAATAATTAAAACAAATTAGCAAAATCAACAAATAACAACAAATCCTCTAATTATCCTGCGCTAGACAACTCAAAGCTTGTATCTTTGTTGCTTATACTAGACCAAAAAGAACGCATGAGTTCCGTAGATACGACCCGAGAAATCACCAAGGCTGACTTGCGCAATACCATCTTTATTAAAGGCGCGCGCAGCAACAATTTGAAGAACATAAGTCTGGATATTCCGAAGAACAAGCTGGTGGTGGTCACCGGTGTTTCGGGGTCGGGGAAATCGTCGATAACGATGGATACGCTGTTTGCGGAAGGGCAACGGCGCTACGTGGAGAGCCTGTCGAGCTACGCGCGGCAGTTCCTGATGCGGATGAAGAAGCCGGATGTGGACTACATCAAAGGTATCTGTCCAGCCATTGCCATTGAGCAGAAAGTGAGTACGGCCAATGCCCGCTCAACCGTGGGTACCTTGACAGAAGTGTACGATTATCTGCGGCTGCTGTACGCCAGAATAGGCAAGACGGTGAGCCCAATATCGGGGATGGAGGTGAAGAAACACGAGGTGTCGGACGTGGTCGACTACATCCTGCAATTGCCTGAGGGTAGTAAGGTGCAACTATTGGCCCCAGCCCCCGCTAAATACCGCGACCGCACCTTGGGTGCCGAGCTGCAGCTGCTGTTGCAGAAGGGCTACACCCGCGTATTTTGGGAAGGTGAGTTGCAGGACATCCAGGAGCTGATGGAGTCGAAAGACAAGAACCTGAGCAAGAAGCTGGAAAAGCTGGAGGAAGAGCTTATGATACTGATCGACCGGGTGGTCGTAAAAAAAGATGACGAGGAGAACAACAAGCGGATTGCGGACTCGGTGCAGACGGCCTTTTACGAAAGTGAGGGCGACTGCCAGGTGATGGTCATTGACGGAGAAAGCAAGAACTTCAACAACCGCTTTGAGCTGGATGGGATGACCTTTCTGGAACCCTCACCACAGCTCTTCAACTTCAACAACCCTTATGGTGCTTGCCCAAAATGTGAAGGTTTCAGCTTGGTGATGGGGATTGATGAGACCAAAGTTATCCCTAACCCTGCGCTGAGTGTATACGAAGGAGCCATAGCCTGCTGGAAAGGTGAGCGCTACGGCCAGTCGCTAGATAGATTTCTGGAAGTGGCGCACAAGTTCGACTTCCCGGTGCATACCCCTTACCAGGATTTGAGTCGGCCAGAGCAGCGCCTATTATGGCGGGGCAACAGCTACTTTGAGGGGGTGGATGCCTTCTTCGGCGAGTTGCAGGAGAAGATGTACAAAATCCAGAACCGCGTAATGTTGGCTCGCTACCGCGGGCGGACACGTTGCCCGGAATGTGATGGTAGCAGACTCCGCCAGGAGGCATCATACGTATTGGTAGACGGGCATCCGATCACGGAATTGACGGATATGCCGATCAAGAATTTGCTGACCTTGTTTGCGGAGTTGAAACTGAATGAAAACGACCGACAGATTGGTCGGCGCTTGCTGCTGGAAGTCAATAACCGTTTGAAGTTCATGTTTGACCTAGGGCTGGGTTACCTGACTTTGAGTCGCCTATCGAATACCCTCAGTGGTGGAGAAACCCAGCGGATCAACCTGACCCGCACCCTAGGCAGCAACCTTACCGCCTCGATGTACCTGCTGGACGAACCCAGCATTGGGTTGCATCCACGAGATACGGGAAGGCTGGTGACCGTGCTGGAGCGACTGCGCGACCTGGGCAATACCGTAGTGGTGGTAGAGCACGAGGAAGACGTAATCAAAAGTGCCGACTACCTCATCGACATCGGCCCGGCAGCGGGCATTCATGGCGGAGAGGTGGTATTCGCCGGGCCTTACGCGGACATCTACGATGAAGCCACCGAGAGCCTAACGACCAAATACATGAGCGGACGGATGGCCATACCCGTACCTGAGAGTCGCCGTCCGGTGAGCAACTTCCTAAGGGTACGCGGCGCACGACAACATAACCTCAAAAACATAGATGCCGATATCCCCCTGAACGCGCTGACCGTAGTGACGGGCGTATCGGGTAGTGGCAAGACCAGCCTGGTAAAAGATATCATCTACCGCGCGCTGAAACAAAAGCTGGAAGAAACTTACAGTAAAACGCCCGGTGTATTCAAGGAATTGGCCGGGGAGATCGGCATGCTGACCCAGGTAGAGCTGGTGAACCAGAAACCTATTGGTAAATCATCGCGCTCGAACCCGATCACCTACGTGAAGGCTTACGATGCCATCCGTAAATTGATGTCGGACCAGCAATTGTCGAAAATCCGGGGCTACAAGCCGGGGCACTTTTCCTTCAATGTGGACGGTGGCCGCTGCGACGAATGCAAAGGTGATGGTGAGATTGTAGTAGAAATGCAGTTTCTGGCGGACATTCGCCTGGAGTGTGAAACTTGTGGTGGCAAGCGCTTCAAGTCGGACTTGCTAGATGTGACCTACAATGGTAAAAACATCCACCAGATTCTGGAATTGAGCATTGAGGAAGCGCTGGATTTCTTCAAGGACCACGATGATATTCTGAGCAAAATACAGCCCTTGTTTGATGTAGGCTTGGGCTACGTGCAGCTGGGGCAGGCCTCTTCTACCCTATCGGGTGGTGAGGCGCAGCGGGTGAAGTTGGCTTCCTTCCTGAGCAAAGAAAGTGCCCGCGACCACGTTTTCTTCATCTTTGACGAACCTACAACAGGCCTCCATTTTCACGATATTCGCAAACTGCTGGATGCCCTGAACGCGCTGGTAGAAAAGGGCCATACCGTACTGGTGGTAGAGCACAACCTGGAGGTAGTCAAATGCGCCGACTGGGTCGTAGACCTAGGCCCTGAGGGCGGTGCCGAAGGTGGCCACTTGGTGTTTCAGGGCCGCCCGGAGGATTTGGTCAACGTCAAGGAATCCTATACGGGGCAGTATTTGGGGGAGAAGTTGGTTTGATGGTTTTGTTCGTTGGTTTTGTTCGTTGAAAAGGTGTAAAGGTTGGAAGGGTGTAAAGGTTGGAATAGTTATTTTCTTCGATTAAAACGGTACCAGTCCAGAAATTCGACCGATTGATTGATGCTTGCGGAATCAGGCATATTGTGCATATCAATGCCTGTTTTTGCTTTAACGATTGCGATAAGCTCACTACGACGGATACCAAATTTTTCGGATACCAAAACAGCACAAGATCTTGCACTTGAGGCTCGGTGTAACAAGGAAAGATCTTCCCGTTGGGCCCTTTTTTTGTGGCCTGAAAATGACATCTACCATTCTATTTGAAAATATAAAAAAGGCGGAGACTAAGCCTTTTGCGCCAGTGCCTTTGCTGCATTATCCAGGATCTGCTAAAACCATGGTTCTCAGCTTGTCCACCAACCGAATTGGTACACTGACAGCGCCGCCTTTTTTGGAGAGTGGCGTGTCTCTCGTCGTACGGGGCATTCTCGACTGCTGTTTTTCTCTCTGCTCTTGCGGAGCATTCGGTTACGTTTTTAACGCTTACCTAAAGTGCAAACATTCATCAAGTACCTCAGCCTTGCGGGCTTTGGTGACTCCTGGTTAAGTCGTAACTTCCAGGAATTAGGCGCTTTGCTTACCCGGTACCGGTCAGGCCTTTGCTAGTTAAGAATACAAGATTCGAACTTGTCCACTTTAGATTAACAATCTAATGCTCTACCAACTGAGCTAACTCCTTGCCACTGAAATGTGCCTGACCAACTGCTCCGCACCCTTTTGGGGTACCGAATACAGCACACTTCCTGCGTTTCGGTTTACAAAACCTACTGTGCCGTACTTTAAGACTACTGGGCAGACCGAAACCTACCTTTCCCCTTTGGCACTAAAAATTATTCTTTCAATACACTTTCAATAACGGGCCCAACCTCGTCTGTGGGGTTGGAATAATCCAAACCAAGGCAAGCAGCGGCGGTTTTGGCCACTTGATTTTGCCACCATTGGCCCTCTGTTTTAACCTCACCTAAGGCGGGAGTGTCAGGGCCCAGGGCGGCCAACCAGATGGCGTTTGACCCATCGTAGGTTTTTCCGTGGCTTTTCCACTCGGTCATAGGGCTGTTGCCGCGGCCGTGATCCGTGGTGATTAAGAGGGTGGTTTTGCCAGCGTAGACCGGGTCACTTTGTAGGTATTCCCATAATTGGCCAATCATCTGATCGGTTTGGTGGGCGCTATAGAGATAGCGATTGTAGGAACCATCGTGTGCAAAATCATCGGTTTCGCCATAACTGATGTACACGACGCGAGGGTGTTGCCGCTTAACGTATTCCATCATGTAGTTGTGGGTCAGGAAATCCGGGCGAACGCTGTTCCAAAGGAGCGGTGCCTGCTGGCTCAATTCATTGAGGAAGATTTCCTTGGCGGATAAATGATCTCCCTCTGCCAGATCGTATCCACAATTTACGGGAATGCCGCTGCGCTCTTCATTGACGATGTAGTCAAAGACATCCCAGGAACCAAAGGCCGCTACCCGACTGTGGAAAGCGGGCTGCTCGTTGAGCCACTCCAACAAGGTCTTATTAGGATTATTGACTTTGTTGTTGCTGTTGATCCGAGGGTCGCTGAAGCCGCTGAGAATCTCATTGTAACCGGGGTAAGAAAACCAAAAGAAGTTGGTCAGGTTTCCTTTATTCCCCAACCACCGATTTCCGTGTAGCTGGCCTTGCTTAGCGATGACATCCCAAAAGAAAGGCATCAGTTTCGCCCGACGCACTTCGGCCGTTTCGCCACCAAATTCCTTTCTGATCTCGTCTTGATAGCTCGTCAGTTCGCGGTTATCCACCATCGAATCGACGATGCCGCCGTAAAGCTCTTCCCAACGCAGGCCATCCAATGTAATGATGAAAACGTTTTCCGTAAGCAGCTCGCTACTTTGACCAACAAGGGTAAAGCCACTGAATGCAATCAATAACGTAGCAATTAAATTTTTCATGACTTAGTTTTTTTAAGGAACGTAAAAACAATAAATGATCCAGTTCCTAAACAGCCCCCAAAACAGGTGCTTGCTTTATTTTATGATAGAAATAGACAATAGCGATTATTGTAGTTGCACAACTCACGAGCGCAACTAAGTAGCTCATTTTGGTAAAAAAAATCAACCAGCTGAGCTCTCCCTGGCCAAAATTTCTATACAACAAGGTCAAGACACTACCGGCGTAGCCCCAGGCATCCGCTAGGTAGATTAAAAAGCCTACATTGGCGACACTGCCCAAGGCAGCGATCAGTCGTTCGAAAAGGATGGCGTTGTACGGGATGTAAATAATATAAAGCCCGGCACCGATTAGGATCATCCACCAAGCACCCGGCAAAACGCCCGCCTGAAACGCAATGGTACTACCACCCACCACAAGGCCGCCGCCGAGAATCAACCAGAGATAGAGTAAAAAAGCTGTTCGGTTATTGCGAATAAACATGGTGAGCGCCAGCATCACTAAAGTGAGCACCGCAATGGGTAATTCTGCCAAAGTAAAGATAGCCGGAGCATCTCCGTAACCGAGGCCAGTCCACAGTTCCAGCGCAAAATTGTCTCGAAAATCACGATAGATGGTGATACTTACGTAGCAAACGATGAGTGCCAGGATGCCCAAACCATGCTTGCGAGAAAAGGCTTTTCGTTCCACTTTGGTCATGGGGGCTCGTTCCGTACGCAGCGCGACATCTTGGTTGCTTGGTTGCGGAATTTTTTCCATCAGCCAACCTCCAAGCACCAAGCCGGGTAAGAAGATAGCGCCGGTAGCAAAAGGCATCCAGTATTCGCTTACGGACTGGTACTGGATCAGCCAGGCTCCTACCGATTTTACCACGCCGGAAGCAACAATAAAGCTAGCACACAGGGCGGCGCCCAGTAATTCGGTGGTTTGCCGGCCTTCGAGATAACTAAAAACCACGCCCCAGACCATGCCTAATGGGAGTCCGTTGAGGAATAAAAACAGCAAACTCCATCCGGAATCTTTGCTGAGCGCAAACCCCAACAAGGCCAACCAGGCGATCCCCACCAACCTAAGCAACATCCGAAAACGCACCCCGGGGCGCAATTCCGAAATGAATTTGATACCAATGAATTTGGACGTCGCATAACCCAATACCTGCGCGATGATGATCGCTATTTTAAAGTCGACCACCATCCCCACAGCAGTGGCTGTTTCGTAAGCTGCAACGGTAAATGGTCGCCGAAATGCGTACATACAGAAATAGGTAGCAAAGGACGTACACATAGCAAACACCGTGATGGCCAAAGGCGACCATTTCGCAACAGGACGAAACATAGAATAGCTATTTAGCAGCGTTCGTTTGTAAATACCGGGTGATCGCTTTTGGCAACAACTCTATGGACGACAACAGTTCATGGTGGGGATAAGCCTTAAGTGCTTCCTCCGTATGCGTACCATTGGTCACACCCAGGTTGAGGCCCACACCAGCAGCGGCACCTGCTTGTAGGTCGGCCGGGGTATCTCCGATTTTCACTACCCGCTTGGGGTCGGTAATCCCAAAGGTTTTCATGGCATGCAAAATCATCGCCGGGTGCGGGCGACCCGCTCCGGTTTCATCAGGTGTAAGCGACAAATCGATGATGGCATCCGGGCTTATTGCCCTGAAGTTATCGTCTAGTCCTATATTCCAACCCAGACGATCGAGGATGATATTGGCCACCTTGCGGTAAAAACCGGTGGTGAGGACGATTTTAATATTTCGTTCCCGCAGCCATGCGAAGGTTGCGAGTGCTCCCTCGGTGGGTACTACTTCGGCCGTTTGGTAATGTGTCTCTAAAACGTGCCGAAAGTGGTCGTAGGTAATTTGCACTTTTTCCTGGTAGACATTAGTACCGGCATCCATTTTTTTCGCCCACAAGGTTTGGACAACTTCCAACTTAGGGAGGCCCTGCATGGCTTTAATCTGGTCTTTATCAGCATCCAGACCGGTCTCTACGGCGGCCTGGTAAAAACAATGTTCTACTTCAGATTGATCGCGTACGGTGGTTCCCGCCATATCGAAAACGACCATTTCAATTTCATTC is a window from the Lewinella sp. LCG006 genome containing:
- a CDS encoding HAD family hydrolase encodes the protein MLTNEIEMVVFDMAGTTVRDQSEVEHCFYQAAVETGLDADKDQIKAMQGLPKLEVVQTLWAKKMDAGTNVYQEKVQITYDHFRHVLETHYQTAEVVPTEGALATFAWLRERNIKIVLTTGFYRKVANIILDRLGWNIGLDDNFRAISPDAIIDLSLTPDETGAGRPHPAMILHAMKTFGITDPKRVVKIGDTPADLQAGAAAGVGLNLGVTNGTHTEEALKAYPHHELLSSIELLPKAITRYLQTNAAK